In Pseudomonas fakonensis, one DNA window encodes the following:
- the cysB gene encoding HTH-type transcriptional regulator CysB, producing MKLQQLRYIWEVAHHDLNVSATAQSLYTSQPGISKQIRLLEDELGVEVFARSGKHLTRVTPAGERIITTAGEILRKVESIKQIAQEFSNEKKGTLSIATTHTQARYALPPVISNFIKQYPEVALHMHQGSPMQIAEMAADGTVDFAIATEALELFGDLIMMPCYKWNRCVVVPQGHPLTKLPKLTLEAVAEYPIVTYVFGFTGRSKLDEAFNHRGLTPKVVFTAADADVIKTYVRLGLGVGIVAKMAVDPKLDSDLVCLDASELFEASITKIGFRRGTFLRGFMCDFIEKFAPHLTREVMAKAIQCHNKQELEELFEGVELPVH from the coding sequence ATGAAGCTTCAACAACTGCGCTACATCTGGGAAGTGGCGCACCATGACCTCAACGTTTCCGCGACGGCGCAGAGCCTGTACACCTCCCAACCCGGTATCAGCAAGCAGATCCGCCTGCTCGAGGACGAGTTGGGCGTTGAAGTGTTCGCCCGCAGCGGCAAGCACCTGACCCGCGTCACCCCGGCCGGCGAACGCATCATCACCACCGCCGGTGAGATCCTGCGCAAGGTCGAAAGCATCAAGCAGATCGCCCAGGAGTTCTCCAACGAGAAAAAGGGCACGCTGTCCATCGCTACCACCCACACCCAGGCGCGCTACGCCCTGCCGCCGGTGATCAGCAACTTCATCAAGCAGTACCCGGAAGTGGCCCTGCACATGCACCAGGGCTCACCGATGCAGATCGCCGAGATGGCCGCCGACGGCACGGTCGATTTCGCCATTGCCACCGAGGCGCTGGAGCTGTTCGGCGACCTCATCATGATGCCCTGCTACAAGTGGAACCGCTGCGTGGTCGTGCCCCAGGGCCACCCGCTGACCAAGCTGCCGAAGCTCACGCTGGAAGCGGTGGCCGAGTACCCGATCGTCACCTACGTGTTCGGCTTCACTGGCCGCTCGAAGCTCGATGAGGCCTTCAACCACCGCGGCCTGACCCCCAAGGTGGTGTTCACCGCAGCCGACGCCGACGTGATCAAGACTTATGTGCGCCTGGGGCTGGGTGTGGGCATCGTGGCCAAGATGGCGGTTGACCCGAAGCTCGACAGCGACCTGGTGTGCCTGGATGCCAGCGAGCTGTTCGAAGCCAGCATCACCAAGATCGGCTTCCGTCGCGGCACCTTCCTGCGTGGTTTCATGTGCGACTTCATCGAGAAGTTCGCTCCGCACCTGACCCGCGAAGTGATGGCCAAGGCCATCCAGTGCCACAACAAGCAGGAGCTCGAAGAGCTGTTCGAGGGTGTCGAGCTGCCGGTGCACTAA
- a CDS encoding phosphoadenylyl-sulfate reductase produces the protein MSQPFDVAALAATYASKSPQDILKLAFEHFGDDLWISFSGAEDVVLVDMAWKLNKQVKVFSLDTGRLHPETYRFIDQVREQYNLPIELLSPDRDKLDPFVKEKGLFSFYKDGHGECCGIRKIEPLRRKLATVSAWATGQRRDQSPGTRSQVAALEIDSAFSTPERPLYKFNPLAQMTSEEVWGYIRMLELPYNSLHERGFISIGCEPCTRPVLPRQHEREGRWWWEEATQKECGLHAGNLINKA, from the coding sequence ATGAGCCAACCCTTCGACGTCGCCGCCCTGGCCGCGACCTATGCCAGCAAGTCCCCACAGGACATTCTCAAGCTCGCCTTCGAGCATTTTGGTGACGACCTGTGGATCTCCTTCAGCGGCGCCGAAGACGTGGTGCTGGTGGACATGGCCTGGAAGCTGAACAAGCAGGTCAAGGTGTTCAGCCTCGACACCGGGCGCCTGCACCCGGAGACCTACCGCTTCATCGACCAGGTGCGCGAGCAGTACAACCTGCCCATCGAGTTGCTCAGCCCCGACCGCGACAAGCTCGACCCGTTCGTCAAGGAAAAGGGCCTGTTCAGCTTCTACAAGGACGGCCACGGCGAGTGCTGCGGCATCCGCAAGATCGAGCCGCTGCGCCGCAAGCTGGCCACCGTGAGCGCCTGGGCCACCGGCCAGCGCCGCGACCAGAGCCCGGGCACCCGCAGCCAGGTGGCGGCGCTGGAGATCGACAGCGCCTTCTCCACCCCGGAGCGCCCGTTGTACAAGTTCAACCCGCTGGCGCAGATGACCAGCGAGGAAGTGTGGGGTTACATCCGCATGCTCGAGCTGCCATACAACAGCCTCCACGAGCGCGGCTTCATCAGCATCGGCTGCGAGCCGTGCACCCGCCCGGTGCTGCCGCGCCAGCACGAGCGCGAAGGCCGCTGGTGGTGGGAAGAGGCCACGCAGAAAGAGTGCGGGCTGCATGCCGGCAACCTGATCAACAAAGCCTGA
- the pabB gene encoding aminodeoxychorismate synthase component I, with product MPTCTLHPLPYQADPAHHFARLRNAPGAILLDSARPGAERGRFDLLSAWPLQQLQVQADEDGREYLQRLRQALAGLGEAQLPAGIELPFAGGLIGYLSYDFGRRLEQLPAQALDDLGLPDAQLGLYAWALLTDHQLATSQLVFHPKLADSERQRLAELFEAPDTAQPTHFRLLAAMTGDLQPAQYRAAFDQVQCYIQAGDCYQINLTQRFRAPCQGDPWHAYQALRAACPTPFSGYQQLGDGAALLSFSPERFIRVSQGEVETRPIKGTRPRASDPAQDAHNAAELLASPKDRSENLMIVDLLRNDIGRTCEIGSVRVPELFSLESYPNVHHLVSSVTGRLAPGKDALTLIGDSFPGGSITGAPKIRAMQIIDELEPARRALYCGSLLYVDVRGEMDSSIAIRSLLVKDGQVSCWGGGAVVADSHWEAEYEESIAKVRVLMETLQDL from the coding sequence ATGCCGACCTGTACGCTCCACCCCCTGCCCTACCAAGCCGACCCAGCCCATCATTTCGCACGCCTGCGCAACGCCCCCGGCGCCATCCTGCTCGACAGCGCCCGCCCCGGCGCCGAACGCGGCCGCTTCGACCTGCTCAGCGCCTGGCCGCTGCAACAACTGCAGGTGCAAGCGGATGAAGACGGCCGCGAGTACCTGCAGCGCTTGCGCCAGGCCCTGGCAGGCCTTGGCGAAGCGCAATTGCCAGCGGGCATCGAGCTGCCATTTGCCGGCGGCCTTATCGGCTACCTCAGCTACGACTTCGGCCGCCGCCTGGAGCAGTTGCCGGCGCAGGCGCTGGACGACCTGGGCCTGCCCGACGCGCAACTGGGGCTGTACGCCTGGGCGCTGCTGACTGACCACCAGCTCGCCACCAGCCAGCTGGTGTTTCACCCCAAGCTCGCCGACAGCGAGCGCCAGCGCCTGGCTGAACTGTTCGAAGCGCCAGATACTGCACAGCCAACGCACTTCCGCCTGCTCGCAGCGATGACCGGCGACCTGCAACCGGCCCAGTACCGCGCCGCCTTCGATCAGGTGCAGTGCTACATCCAGGCCGGTGACTGCTACCAGATCAACCTCACCCAGCGTTTTCGCGCCCCTTGCCAGGGCGACCCCTGGCACGCCTACCAGGCCCTGCGCGCGGCCTGCCCGACGCCCTTCTCGGGCTATCAGCAACTGGGCGATGGCGCAGCCTTGCTGAGCTTCTCGCCGGAGCGCTTCATCCGCGTCAGCCAGGGCGAGGTGGAAACCCGCCCGATCAAGGGCACCCGCCCGCGCGCCAGCGACCCGGCGCAGGATGCGCACAACGCCGCCGAGCTGCTGGCCAGCCCCAAGGACCGCTCGGAAAACCTGATGATCGTCGACCTGTTGCGCAACGACATCGGCCGCACCTGCGAGATCGGCTCGGTGAGGGTGCCGGAGCTGTTCAGCCTGGAGAGCTACCCCAACGTGCACCACCTGGTCAGCAGCGTCACCGGCCGCCTGGCGCCGGGCAAGGACGCGCTGACACTGATCGGCGACAGCTTCCCCGGCGGCTCGATCACCGGCGCGCCGAAGATCCGTGCCATGCAGATCATCGATGAGCTGGAGCCCGCGCGCCGGGCGCTGTATTGCGGATCCTTGCTGTATGTGGACGTGCGCGGCGAGATGGACAGCTCCATCGCCATCCGCAGCCTGCTGGTCAAGGATGGCCAGGTGAGTTGCTGGGGCGGCGGCGCGGTGGTGGCGGACTCGCATTGGGAGGCCGAGTACGAAGAATCGATCGCCAAGGTGCGGGTATTGATGGAGACCTTGCAGGACCTTTGA
- a CDS encoding alpha-L-glutamate ligase-like protein: MFGLIKTWKALEARGIMGINRRNADYVLKYNKRHLYPIVDDKIITKERALAAGIHVPEMYGIIETEKQIEKLDEIIGGRSDFVIKPAQGAGGDGILVVADRFEDRYRTVSGKIISHEEIEHQISSILTGLYSLGGHRDRALIEYRVTPDQIFKSISYEGVPDIRIIVLMGYPVMAMLRLPTRQSGGKANLHQGAIGVGVDLATGVTLRGTWLNKIISKHPDTTNAVDGVQLPNWDGFMKLAASCYELCGLGYIGVDMVLDQDKGPLILELNARPGLNIQIANDCGLTQRTHAIEAHIEMLAKEGRSEDAEQRVKVAQGLFGHVQPN; this comes from the coding sequence ATGTTCGGACTGATCAAGACCTGGAAGGCCCTGGAAGCCCGGGGCATCATGGGTATCAACCGGCGCAACGCGGACTACGTGCTGAAGTACAACAAGCGCCACCTGTACCCGATCGTCGACGACAAGATCATCACCAAGGAGCGCGCGCTGGCGGCCGGCATCCATGTGCCGGAGATGTACGGCATCATCGAGACCGAAAAGCAGATCGAAAAACTCGACGAGATCATCGGCGGGCGCAGCGACTTCGTCATCAAGCCGGCGCAAGGCGCCGGCGGTGACGGCATCCTGGTAGTTGCCGACCGCTTCGAGGACCGCTACCGCACGGTGTCGGGCAAGATCATCAGCCACGAGGAAATCGAGCACCAGATCTCGAGCATCCTCACCGGCCTGTACTCCCTGGGCGGGCACCGCGACCGCGCGCTCATCGAGTACCGGGTCACCCCCGACCAGATCTTCAAGAGCATCAGCTACGAAGGCGTGCCGGACATCCGCATCATCGTGCTGATGGGCTACCCGGTAATGGCCATGCTGCGCCTGCCGACCCGCCAGTCGGGCGGCAAGGCCAACCTGCACCAGGGCGCCATCGGCGTGGGCGTGGACCTGGCCACCGGCGTGACCCTGCGCGGCACCTGGCTGAACAAGATCATCAGCAAGCACCCGGACACCACCAACGCGGTGGACGGCGTGCAGCTGCCGAACTGGGACGGCTTCATGAAGCTCGCCGCCAGCTGCTACGAGCTGTGCGGCCTCGGCTACATCGGCGTGGACATGGTGCTGGACCAGGACAAGGGCCCGTTGATCCTCGAACTCAACGCCCGCCCTGGCCTGAACATCCAGATCGCCAACGACTGCGGCCTGACCCAGCGCACCCACGCCATCGAGGCGCACATCGAGATGCTGGCCAAAGAAGGCCGCAGCGAAGATGCCGAGCAGCGGGTGAAGGTGGCGCAGGGGTTGTTCGGGCACGTTCAGCCGAATTGA
- a CDS encoding inactive transglutaminase family protein, with the protein MRSLTLHLKVLITVLVLLGVAVTAYQIFALGIPVTEDETDDLWNIDAKVEFVASAKDPVKVQMFVPPLNRDYVSLNESFISNNYGVSVNRADGNRKVTWSARRASGNQTLYYRLVLTKRYSNEKTKIKGPTFRDSLAVEGPEKIAAEALMAPIRQHSADVETFVSETIKRVNNLNDDNVKLLLAGDTSSMKKAQVIDLLLSIAHVPLEKVHTIRLVADTPQTPELWLRSFNGNDWLYFNPDTGEQGLPADRLLWWTGDDNLISVDGGKKASVTFSMNNSEMNAIRLAKLTDENTDADFLEYSLYGLPLQTQQTFMIMVMIPIGVLVILILRNLIGIQTLGTFTPVLIALAFRETQLGFGIVLFTVITALGLSLRSYLEHLKLQMLPRLSVVLTFVVVLIAAISLFSHKLGLERGLSVALFPMVILTMTIERLSITWEERGGGHAMKVAIGTLFAASIAHLLMTVPEAVYFVFTFPAVLLILVGFMLAMGRYRGYRLTELVRFKAFLKKADA; encoded by the coding sequence ATGCGCTCTCTTACCCTCCACCTGAAAGTCCTGATCACCGTGCTGGTGCTGCTGGGCGTTGCCGTCACGGCCTACCAGATCTTCGCCCTGGGCATCCCGGTGACCGAAGACGAAACCGACGACCTGTGGAACATCGACGCCAAGGTCGAGTTCGTCGCCAGCGCCAAGGACCCGGTCAAGGTGCAGATGTTCGTGCCGCCGCTCAACCGTGACTACGTGAGCCTCAACGAGAGCTTCATCTCCAACAACTACGGGGTCAGCGTCAACCGCGCCGACGGCAACCGCAAGGTGACCTGGTCGGCGCGCCGCGCCAGCGGCAACCAGACCCTCTACTACCGCCTGGTGCTGACCAAGCGCTACAGCAACGAAAAGACCAAGATCAAGGGCCCGACCTTCCGTGACAGCCTGGCCGTCGAGGGCCCCGAGAAAATCGCCGCCGAGGCGCTGATGGCACCGATCCGCCAGCACTCGGCCGACGTCGAGACCTTCGTCAGCGAGACCATCAAGCGGGTCAACAACCTCAACGACGACAACGTCAAGCTGCTGCTGGCCGGCGACACCTCGTCGATGAAGAAGGCCCAGGTCATCGACCTGCTGCTGTCCATCGCCCACGTGCCGCTGGAGAAGGTGCACACCATCCGCCTGGTGGCCGACACCCCGCAAACCCCTGAACTGTGGCTGCGCAGCTTCAACGGCAACGACTGGCTGTACTTCAACCCGGACACCGGCGAACAGGGCCTGCCGGCCGACCGCCTGCTGTGGTGGACCGGTGACGACAACCTGATCAGCGTCGATGGTGGCAAGAAGGCCAGCGTCACCTTCAGCATGAACAACAGCGAGATGAACGCCATCCGCCTGGCCAAGCTGACCGACGAAAACACCGACGCGGACTTCCTCGAATACTCGCTGTACGGCCTGCCGCTGCAAACCCAGCAAACCTTCATGATCATGGTGATGATCCCGATCGGCGTGCTGGTGATCCTGATCCTGCGCAACCTGATCGGCATCCAGACCCTGGGTACCTTCACCCCGGTGCTGATTGCCCTGGCCTTCCGCGAAACGCAGCTGGGCTTCGGTATCGTGCTGTTCACGGTGATCACCGCGCTGGGGCTGTCGCTGCGCTCGTACCTGGAGCACCTCAAGCTGCAGATGCTGCCGCGCCTGTCGGTGGTGCTGACCTTCGTGGTGGTGCTGATCGCCGCCATCAGCCTGTTCAGCCACAAGCTGGGCCTGGAGCGCGGGCTGTCGGTGGCGCTGTTCCCGATGGTGATCCTGACCATGACCATCGAGCGCCTGTCGATCACCTGGGAAGAGCGTGGTGGCGGCCATGCCATGAAAGTGGCCATCGGCACCCTGTTCGCCGCGTCCATCGCACACCTGCTGATGACCGTGCCGGAAGCCGTGTACTTCGTGTTCACCTTCCCGGCAGTGCTGTTGATTCTGGTGGGCTTCATGCTGGCGATGGGTCGCTACCGCGGCTACCGCCTGACCGAGCTCGTGCGCTTCAAGGCATTCCTGAAGAAGGCTGACGCCTGA
- a CDS encoding ATP-dependent zinc protease family protein, with amino-acid sequence MKPILAALLLCLTVLPALAPAAQKTVYGLNEYARLGDLDLEVAAKLDTGAKTASLSARDIKRFKRNGESWVRFYLAIDAAHEHPIERPLARVSKIKRRAGDYDAESGKAYTARPVIELDICMGQTLRTIEVNLTDRSAFQFPLLIGSEALKHMDALVDPSLKYAAGKPACATEAPKAE; translated from the coding sequence ATGAAACCGATACTCGCTGCATTGCTGCTCTGCCTGACTGTGCTGCCGGCCCTAGCGCCCGCGGCGCAGAAGACCGTGTACGGCCTGAACGAATACGCCCGGCTGGGCGACCTCGACCTGGAAGTGGCAGCCAAACTGGATACCGGGGCCAAGACCGCCTCGCTCAGCGCCCGTGACATCAAGCGCTTCAAGCGCAACGGCGAAAGCTGGGTGCGCTTCTACCTGGCCATCGACGCCGCCCACGAACACCCCATCGAACGCCCCCTGGCCCGGGTCAGCAAGATCAAGCGCCGCGCCGGGGACTATGACGCCGAATCGGGCAAGGCCTACACCGCCCGCCCGGTCATCGAACTCGATATCTGCATGGGCCAGACCCTGCGCACCATCGAGGTCAACCTCACCGACCGCAGCGCGTTCCAGTTCCCGCTGCTGATCGGCTCCGAGGCCCTCAAGCACATGGATGCACTGGTCGACCCAAGCCTTAAATACGCGGCCGGCAAACCTGCCTGCGCCACCGAAGCTCCCAAAGCAGAGTAA
- a CDS encoding GntR family transcriptional regulator, with translation MLDAVQAPANSQDETETLSENVFRRIQAAIVKGEIAPGSKISEPELARTYGISRGPLREAIHRLEGQRLLVRVPHVGARVVSLSHAELIELYEIRESLEGMACRLAAERMSQAAIDELRHVLDTHERDAAFQAGQGYYQQEGDYDFHYRIIQGSGNQTLYKMLCGELYQLVRMYRIQFSTTPNRPRQAFAEHHRILDAIESRDGELAELLMRRHIGASKRNIERHYQGADNNSPRGES, from the coding sequence ATGCTGGATGCCGTGCAAGCACCCGCCAACAGCCAGGACGAAACCGAGACGCTCTCGGAGAACGTCTTCCGCCGCATCCAGGCGGCCATCGTCAAGGGCGAGATCGCCCCCGGCAGCAAAATCTCCGAGCCAGAGCTTGCGCGCACCTACGGCATCAGCCGCGGCCCGCTGCGCGAGGCCATCCACCGCCTCGAAGGCCAGCGCCTGCTGGTGCGCGTGCCCCACGTCGGCGCGCGGGTGGTGTCGCTGAGCCATGCCGAACTGATCGAGCTGTACGAAATCCGCGAGTCGCTCGAAGGCATGGCCTGCCGCCTGGCCGCCGAGCGCATGAGCCAGGCTGCCATCGACGAGCTGCGCCATGTGCTCGACACCCATGAGCGTGACGCCGCATTCCAGGCCGGGCAGGGCTACTACCAGCAGGAAGGCGACTACGACTTCCACTACCGGATCATCCAGGGCAGCGGCAACCAGACCCTGTACAAGATGCTCTGCGGCGAGCTGTACCAGCTGGTGCGCATGTACCGCATCCAGTTCTCCACCACCCCCAACCGCCCGCGCCAGGCCTTCGCCGAGCACCACCGCATTCTCGATGCCATCGAAAGCCGTGACGGCGAACTGGCAGAACTGCTGATGCGCCGGCATATCGGTGCATCCAAACGCAATATCGAGCGCCACTACCAAGGCGCAGACAACAATAGCCCACGAGGTGAGTCATGA
- the prpB gene encoding methylisocitrate lyase, whose amino-acid sequence MTVKSTPGQRFRDAVAAEHPLQVVGAINANHALLAKRAGFKAIYLSGGGVAAGSLGLPDLGISGLDDVLTDVRRITDVCDLPLLVDVDTGFGASAFNVARTVKSMSKFGAAAIHIEDQVGAKRCGHRPNKEIVTQQEMVDRIKAAVDARSDDSFVIMARTDALAVEGLNAALDRAAACIEAGADMIFPEAITELSMYKTFADRVKAPILANITEFGATPLYTTEELASVDVSLVLYPLSAFRAMNKAAENVYAALRRDGTQKNVIDTMQTRMELYDAIGYHAFEQSLDALFAQKKG is encoded by the coding sequence ATGACAGTCAAGAGCACGCCCGGCCAACGTTTCCGCGACGCGGTCGCCGCCGAACACCCGTTGCAGGTAGTCGGGGCGATCAACGCCAACCATGCGCTGCTGGCCAAGCGCGCCGGGTTCAAGGCCATCTACCTGTCCGGCGGCGGTGTGGCCGCCGGCTCCCTCGGCCTGCCGGACCTGGGTATCAGCGGCCTGGACGACGTGCTCACCGATGTGCGCCGCATCACCGATGTGTGCGACCTGCCGCTGCTGGTAGATGTCGACACCGGCTTCGGCGCCTCGGCGTTCAACGTCGCCCGTACCGTGAAGTCGATGAGCAAGTTCGGCGCTGCGGCCATCCACATCGAGGACCAGGTGGGTGCCAAGCGCTGCGGCCACCGCCCGAATAAAGAGATCGTCACCCAGCAGGAAATGGTCGACCGCATCAAGGCGGCGGTGGATGCCCGCAGCGACGACAGTTTCGTGATCATGGCGCGCACCGACGCGCTGGCGGTAGAAGGCCTGAACGCCGCGTTGGACCGCGCCGCCGCCTGCATCGAGGCCGGCGCCGACATGATCTTCCCCGAAGCCATCACCGAGCTTTCGATGTACAAGACCTTCGCCGACCGGGTAAAGGCGCCGATCCTGGCCAACATCACCGAATTCGGGGCCACGCCGCTGTACACCACCGAAGAACTCGCCTCGGTGGACGTGTCGCTGGTGCTGTACCCGCTGTCGGCCTTCCGCGCCATGAACAAGGCTGCCGAGAACGTCTATGCCGCCCTGCGCCGCGATGGCACGCAAAAGAACGTGATCGACACCATGCAGACCCGCATGGAGCTGTACGACGCCATCGGCTACCACGCCTTCGAGCAGAGCCTGGATGCGTTGTTCGCGCAGAAGAAAGGGTGA
- the prpC gene encoding bifunctional 2-methylcitrate synthase/citrate synthase, with the protein MAEAKVLSGAGLRGQVAGQTALSTVGQAGAGLTYRGYDVRDLAAGAEFEEVAYLLLYGELPSQAELADYKHKLKGLRELPQALKEVLERIPRDAHPMDVMRTGCSVLGTLEPELTFEAQRDKTDRLLALFPAVMCYWYRFTHHGVRIDCSSDEDTLGGHFLHLLHGKKPSALHVKVMNVSLILYAEHEFNASTFTARVCASTLSDLYSCITAAIGSLRGPLHGGANEAAMELIERFQSPQDATAELLRMLERKDKIMGFGHAIYKESDPRNEVIKGWAKQLADEVGDRVLYPVSEAIDKTMWEQKRLFPNADFYHASAYHFMGIPTKLFTPIFVCSRLAGWAAHVFEQRANNRIIRPSAEYTGVEQRKFVPIEQR; encoded by the coding sequence ATGGCCGAAGCAAAAGTACTCAGTGGCGCAGGCCTGCGTGGCCAGGTGGCCGGGCAGACGGCGCTTTCCACCGTCGGCCAGGCCGGTGCCGGCCTGACCTACCGCGGCTACGACGTGCGTGACCTGGCCGCCGGCGCCGAGTTCGAGGAAGTCGCCTACCTGCTGCTGTACGGCGAGCTGCCCAGCCAGGCCGAGCTTGCCGATTACAAGCACAAGCTCAAGGGCCTGCGCGAGCTGCCCCAGGCGCTGAAGGAAGTGCTCGAGCGCATCCCGCGCGACGCCCACCCGATGGACGTCATGCGTACCGGTTGCTCGGTGCTCGGCACCCTGGAGCCCGAGCTCACCTTCGAGGCCCAGCGCGACAAGACCGACCGCCTGCTGGCGCTGTTCCCGGCAGTGATGTGCTACTGGTACCGCTTCACCCACCACGGCGTGCGCATCGACTGCAGCAGCGACGAAGACACCTTGGGTGGCCACTTCCTGCACCTGCTGCACGGCAAGAAGCCGAGCGCGCTGCATGTGAAGGTGATGAACGTCTCGCTGATTCTGTACGCCGAGCACGAATTCAACGCCTCGACCTTCACCGCGCGGGTGTGCGCCTCGACCCTGTCCGACCTGTATTCCTGCATCACCGCTGCCATCGGCTCGCTGCGCGGCCCGCTGCACGGCGGCGCCAACGAGGCGGCCATGGAGCTGATCGAACGCTTCCAGAGCCCGCAGGACGCCACCGCCGAGCTGCTGCGCATGCTCGAGCGCAAGGACAAGATCATGGGCTTCGGCCATGCCATCTATAAAGAGTCCGACCCGCGTAACGAGGTGATCAAGGGCTGGGCCAAGCAGCTCGCCGACGAGGTCGGTGACCGCGTGCTGTACCCGGTGTCCGAGGCCATCGACAAGACCATGTGGGAGCAGAAGCGCCTGTTCCCCAACGCCGACTTCTACCATGCCTCGGCGTACCACTTCATGGGCATCCCGACCAAGCTGTTCACGCCGATTTTCGTCTGCTCGCGCCTGGCCGGCTGGGCCGCCCACGTGTTCGAGCAGCGCGCCAACAACCGCATCATACGCCCGAGCGCCGAGTACACCGGCGTCGAGCAGCGCAAGTTCGTGCCGATCGAGCAGCGTTAA